From a region of the Lentilactobacillus curieae genome:
- a CDS encoding ACT domain-containing protein, with the protein MKAIVTVIGHDQVGIVAQVSAKLADLQVNITDMSQTLLDGEFTMMLMGEWDDNDTSFESVQTALTDLGRQLKLDIRIQRRELFDAIQKL; encoded by the coding sequence ATGAAAGCAATCGTTACCGTAATTGGCCACGATCAAGTTGGTATTGTTGCGCAAGTTTCTGCAAAGTTGGCGGATTTACAGGTAAACATTACTGATATGTCGCAAACTCTATTAGATGGGGAATTTACCATGATGTTAATGGGTGAATGGGATGATAATGATACTTCATTTGAATCCGTTCAAACTGCATTGACTGATTTAGGTCGTCAATTGAAGCTAGATATTAGAATTCAGCGTCGTGAGCTTTTCGATGCGATTCAAAAGTTATAG
- a CDS encoding PFL family protein: METNQIIETIQMISEERLDIRTITMGISLFDCIDSDGDTARRKIYDKLTSSAKDLVKVADQIEAEYGIPIVNKRISVTPIALIAAASGDQDYVKYAKTMDQAAAAVGVDLIGGFSALVQKGYQVGDSRLIKSLPEALTETTRVCSSVNVGSTRSGINMDAIGQMGHIIKDIAAIDVQSCMSLVVFANAVEDNPFMAGAFHGVGEADKVINVGISGPGVVKRALEKVPNASLDKVSETIKKTAFKVTRMGQLVGNVAAKALNVPFGIVDLSLAPTPAEGDSVAEILEEIGLQSVGAPGTTAALAMLNDAVKKGGVMACERVGGLSGAFIPVSEDAGMIRAVQASNLNIEKLEAMTAVCSVGLDMIAIPGDTSAETISGMIADEAAIGVINNKTTAVRVIPAVGQSVGGNVEFGGIFGSAPVMPVNQNSPEKMIKRGGHIPAPIHSFKN; the protein is encoded by the coding sequence ATGGAAACAAATCAAATTATTGAAACGATTCAGATGATCTCAGAGGAGAGGCTTGATATTCGAACGATTACCATGGGAATCTCCCTTTTTGATTGTATTGACAGTGACGGTGATACAGCACGGCGAAAAATATATGATAAATTAACATCAAGTGCGAAAGATTTGGTAAAGGTTGCTGACCAAATTGAAGCGGAATACGGGATTCCGATTGTTAATAAAAGAATATCTGTTACCCCAATCGCTTTGATTGCTGCCGCGAGTGGTGATCAAGATTATGTTAAGTATGCCAAAACTATGGATCAAGCTGCTGCTGCAGTTGGCGTGGATTTGATTGGGGGATTCTCCGCATTAGTTCAAAAGGGATATCAAGTGGGAGATTCTCGGCTAATCAAATCATTACCTGAAGCCTTAACTGAGACAACCCGGGTATGTAGTTCGGTAAATGTTGGCTCAACTCGGTCTGGAATCAACATGGATGCGATTGGTCAAATGGGACACATAATTAAAGATATTGCCGCCATTGATGTTCAAAGCTGTATGAGTCTAGTCGTATTCGCCAATGCTGTTGAGGATAACCCATTTATGGCAGGTGCTTTCCATGGTGTAGGAGAAGCTGATAAGGTGATCAACGTTGGGATTAGTGGTCCAGGCGTGGTTAAACGTGCATTAGAGAAGGTTCCGAACGCATCTTTGGATAAAGTTTCAGAAACAATTAAAAAAACGGCATTTAAAGTAACTAGAATGGGTCAATTAGTCGGAAATGTTGCTGCTAAGGCATTGAATGTTCCGTTTGGAATTGTTGACCTGTCATTAGCGCCAACGCCTGCAGAGGGGGACTCTGTTGCTGAAATATTAGAAGAAATTGGGTTGCAAAGCGTAGGAGCACCTGGAACGACAGCTGCTTTAGCAATGTTAAATGATGCGGTTAAAAAAGGTGGAGTGATGGCCTGTGAACGTGTAGGCGGATTATCTGGTGCATTTATCCCTGTTTCTGAGGATGCCGGGATGATTAGAGCTGTTCAGGCTAGCAATCTCAATATCGAAAAGCTTGAGGCAATGACGGCCGTTTGCTCAGTGGGATTAGATATGATTGCTATTCCGGGAGATACAAGTGCGGAAACCATAAGTGGAATGATTGCAGATGAAGCGGCAATTGGGGTTATTAATAATAAAACAACTGCTGTGAGAGTTATTCCTGCTGTTGGCCAATCTGTTGGTGGCAACGTTGAATTTGGCGGTATATTTGGATCTGCTCCTGTAATGCCAGTTAATCAGAATAGTCCTGAAAAGATGATCAAACGGGGTGGGCATATTCCGGCACCAATTCATTCATTTAAGAACTAA
- the rplU gene encoding 50S ribosomal protein L21 has translation MYAVITTGGKQYKVTEGEAIYVEKLDANEGDKVTFDQVVMVGGDSAKFGTPLVDGASVEGTVEKQGREKKVTIFRYKPKKGSRSKKGHRQPYTKVVIDSIKA, from the coding sequence ATGTACGCAGTTATTACTACAGGCGGTAAGCAATACAAAGTAACCGAAGGCGAAGCAATTTACGTTGAAAAATTAGACGCAAACGAAGGCGACAAGGTTACATTCGACCAAGTTGTTATGGTCGGTGGCGATTCAGCCAAATTTGGTACTCCATTAGTTGATGGAGCATCAGTTGAAGGTACTGTTGAAAAACAGGGTCGCGAAAAGAAGGTTACTATCTTCCGTTACAAGCCAAAGAAGGGCTCACGTTCTAAGAAGGGTCATCGTCAACCATACACTAAGGTTGTTATTGATTCTATCAAGGCCTAA
- a CDS encoding ribosomal-processing cysteine protease Prp — translation MIKASIDHFKNHVSGFKLTGHADAGEYGQDIVCSAVSVLSITTVNGLQEVAGIDLEVDSDDDNGGYLSVSIPVLSDAQKSIKADAILDTFENGMKDIAESYSKYINLKIN, via the coding sequence ATGATTAAAGCATCAATTGATCACTTTAAAAACCATGTAAGTGGTTTTAAACTTACTGGTCATGCTGACGCAGGGGAGTATGGGCAGGATATTGTTTGTTCAGCCGTTTCGGTTTTGAGCATAACAACTGTTAATGGACTCCAGGAAGTCGCTGGTATTGACTTGGAAGTTGATAGTGACGATGATAACGGTGGTTATTTGTCAGTCTCGATTCCAGTTTTAAGTGATGCCCAGAAATCAATTAAAGCTGACGCAATTTTAGATACTTTCGAAAATGGAATGAAAGACATTGCAGAGAGTTATTCTAAATACATTAATTTGAAAATTAACTAA
- the rpmA gene encoding 50S ribosomal protein L27 — protein MKMNLQFFSHHKGGGSTANGRNSAGRRLGAKAADGSTVTSGSILFRQRGTHIYPGNNVKRGNDDTLFALVDGVVRFERKGRDKRQVSVYPLEEAAAK, from the coding sequence TTGAAAATGAATCTACAATTCTTCTCTCACCATAAAGGTGGTGGATCAACTGCTAACGGTCGTAACTCTGCTGGACGTCGTTTAGGTGCAAAAGCTGCTGACGGTTCAACAGTTACAAGTGGTTCAATCCTTTTCCGTCAACGTGGTACTCACATTTACCCAGGTAACAATGTTAAGCGTGGTAACGATGACACATTGTTTGCATTGGTAGATGGTGTTGTTCGCTTTGAACGTAAAGGCCGCGATAAGCGCCAAGTTTCAGTTTATCCTCTTGAGGAAGCTGCTGCTAAATAA
- the efp gene encoding elongation factor P — protein sequence MAISTADFKNGLTIEVDGAIWRIISFQHVKPGKGGAFVRSKLKNLRTGAVQEKTFRAGAKMEQAQIDTRKMQYLYADGEDHVFMDLDTYDQISIPGDQITDELKYLQENMEVNVIQFGTETLGVELPNTVTLEVAETEPGIKGDTASGGSKPATMTTGLTLQVPFFVNQGDKLVINTQDGTYISRG from the coding sequence ATGGCAATTTCAACTGCTGATTTTAAAAACGGATTGACCATCGAAGTTGATGGCGCAATCTGGAGAATTATTAGTTTCCAACATGTTAAGCCTGGTAAAGGTGGCGCATTTGTTCGTTCAAAGTTAAAGAATCTTAGAACTGGTGCTGTTCAAGAAAAGACATTTAGAGCTGGTGCCAAGATGGAACAAGCACAAATCGATACCCGTAAGATGCAATATCTTTACGCTGATGGTGAAGACCACGTGTTCATGGACTTGGATACTTACGATCAAATCAGCATCCCTGGCGACCAAATTACAGACGAACTTAAGTACCTACAAGAAAACATGGAAGTTAACGTTATTCAATTTGGTACAGAGACACTTGGTGTTGAATTACCAAACACTGTAACCCTTGAAGTTGCCGAAACAGAACCAGGAATCAAAGGTGATACTGCTTCTGGTGGTTCAAAACCTGCAACGATGACTACTGGGTTAACTCTTCAAGTACCATTCTTTGTTAACCAAGGCGACAAATTGGTTATCAATACTCAAGATGGCACATACATTTCTAGAGGTTAA